The window TCCTCTTCTTTTGATATGTTAAGATATATGTTATATCTGTGGTACTAAATGAACGGTTCTTCAGGCTGTCTTTTTCATAACCAAAAATAATCGTGTTGATTCTAATTACATCTAAAGAAGTTACTTTTTTCTTTTGGAAAAAAAATTCGCATTGCTTCATTTTCTCTGGACTCTTAGTTTGAATATAATCAAAGTAAATCTTTTGATAATCAGGACTCTTCATAAGATTCATTTTATAACTTTTTGTTCGAATATTTTTCTATCCATTTATAAAGTGTCGTTTTAGGGATGCCATAATCGTCAAGTACCTGTTTTTTAGTTTTTTCACCGTTGATGATCATTTCCAATATAAATGCTATGATTTCTTTACTGTAAATATTCTTTCTGAATCGAGGAAGTAAAGCTCCATCACCAGATTTATTCAATGATATTGAAGATGGCGGAGAAAATAAAATAACATGATGTGAATAGATCCTGAAAAAATCATATTCCAGCAGTTTACACCATCGTATCAGAACTTCTGTGTCGAGACTTTTTTCAGTGTACATCCGTTCAATATCTTCTGGTTTTACATCTAAGAAATTTATTATACGTGATATTTCTATATTGCATTCCAAAACACGGGTCTTTATTAGAGACCCAATGTGTATATCTTTAAAATTCATACAGAATTAATTATTTAACAAAACCCAGCCCGTTGATTTGCATCCGTAAAAATTATCCTCAACAAAAATAACCTGGCCTCTGTTATTATTATCACATATATTACCCGATAATGTGGAGGAGGGTGCACTGATCTTTATACCACCATTGACCTGAAGTTTTGCACTAGTGGTATTGGTCTCAAAGTTGTCTATATCAATACCCACCTGTCCGTTTTTTAGTATTGTAAAAGCATCACTTCTGGTAACATCAAAACTACTATTATTAAAGATTTTGTCATAATTATAATTTTGAGATGCTCTTCCATTTCCAAGATTAAATAAACGATCTTTAGAATTAACCGGATTGTTAATAGATGATGTACCGAAAAATGTATAAGCATCAGGATATTGAGGGGTATAAAGAGTTCCGAAAAGGCCAAAAGAAACTTCACCTACTGACTGAGCTGCATTACCTATTCCCCCTACAACTGAATAACTTCCAGTTGATGCATTTCCTCTCCCCCTATTACAGAACCATAATGCGCGTTGATAATTTTGTTGAACTGTCCCCCTGCGATCACCCCATTTCCTGCTCCTTGTGGATAAGTAGTAGGAGAACCAGCCAATTTTATAAAATTTCTATCACCACCTCCAATAAATGAATTATAAGCATTAATTTCATTACCTGAGCCTCCAGCAATGCTGTTATGTCCAATCCAGATTTCATCGTATGGTGCCACATCCGGTTTGATTTTATTAGCAGCCCCTCCAGAAATTGTATTAGCCCGTCCTTCAGTTATTAAGTTATTATGACCTCCTAATATTGAATTATGAGAAGAAAAGTCACTACCTGCTATCTTATTAACAGCCCCACCTAGTATGGTATTACCTACCCCACTATAAGTTGTGGGATTTAAGTTTGGAGTACCACTATAAGTTATCTCATTACTAATTCCAGCCAAAATTGATGAATTAGCCGCAATATTAATCTTATTGTTTGTGCCACCTAATATACTGGAATTATCTGCCTGTGCATAATTAAGCTTTCCAAAAGCTAAAGAATTAGTTTGAGTTGCCTGTGATTCTTCCCCAAATGCAAAAGAGTTTACTCCAACTGATCTGGTTTTCTTTCCTCCAGCAAAAGTTGAGTTTCCCGCAGCTTCAGTACTAGTACCTAATGCTGTGGTAGTATTTCCTCGTGAAATGGTATTAAAACCTGCAGCAAAAGAATAATCACCTGTAGCTCCATTAGACGCATAAAGTTGATCACTATAAGATATATCAACTGCATTATTCCCAATCGCTCCATATTTTTGAATGTCTGCGTCAATAAATCTTATCCCTGATTTTCCAGCCTGAACAATTCTTTCAAATGCTGTTGGCTCCATTCTTCTCCAATATTGCTGAAATGGACCAGATCCACCATAAGTATAGCGGTAGAATCCGGGCTGTGTAATCTTACTGATAACAAAATCTGAGTTAGAAGGTGTATCTGTTGCAAATACAATTAAGGAATGTTGTTCACTGCCAAGCTTATTCTGATTTGTCATTGCAAAAATTTCAGCAGAGGTGAGCCTTGGTACCAGCAAGCCTTTTGCTGTGCCATTACTTTGTGCAACAATGTCCAAACTTGCCTGTGGATTAGATGTGTTAATACCCATCTGACCGGATAAGCCCGTTATACAAAACAAGCAAAGTGAAACATAATTTTTTTTCATTTTTTTATACTAAATAACTATTTATTATATGAGGTAAATCAGGATTCATCATCCGTCACTTGAAAATTGAAGATAGGTAAGGAAAAATCTGGTGAAACATATAGTATAAGAATTTACACCTCCATTATTATCCATCCAAAAAATCCAATTAAAAGTTTCTTGCGGATATCCAGTATTTATTTCAACTTATAAATTAAGAACCCTTAGAAATTTTCTTTCTATCATAATTAGGTGTTATTAATTTATACCAGCGATTCCACTGCAAATATATTGGGTAAATAATTAGTATAAGCCTTCAAAACGCCATGTAAGTATCAATTAAGTATGTCTACTTAGGTACTTATTATGTTTAATTTCATTCTAAAACCTCAAATTTGTGAACCGCTTTATAATTTTATAAGTATATTATTAAGTAATATCAACTGCTAAGAATACATCTTTATACAAAAGGATAAAAAAACTAATATTAACAAAAAACACTTCAATATTATTATGCAATCAATTGTTATTACAGAAAAAAATATAATAACAATTCAAAAAAAACATAAATTATTATTATACCCTATGTATATTTGCATCTTCTTAAAGCACACCATGTATATAATTATTTCAAAAGTCAGTATTTTTATAATATGGCTGTTACCATTTTGGGTTTTTGCGCAAAATTCAGATCAATTTGATCCCGTTTTGCAAAAAGAACTAAATAACGCAAAAACTAAAGCAACAGAGAACCCTAAACAGGGTATTAATGAGCTTGACAACGTAATATCTAAGGCAGAGAAGACCCATAATATATATTATAAAATGCTGGCCTACTGTGATAAAACTTTTTTTTACACAGATCTTAATGACTTTAAAAATGTCTTAAAATCAGCAGATAGCACCATAATATTAGCTCAAAAACTAAGTGCTTATGAAAAAGAAATTGAAGCTACAGTAAAAAAGTCATGGGCTTTGATGCATCTTGGTTTAATCAATGAAGCCGAAGCACAGCTTAAAAATTCTTATCCTCTTCTATCGAAACTCAATACAAATAGTGACTACCATTTAGCAATCATTGGAAACTACTGGAATACCTATCATGAATTCTATAATGTTCAGGCTAAGGATGCTGATGCTATAAAAAAAGGACTTAAAGCACTGGAATACTATTCTAAAATAAAAGACAGAGAGGATAGAAACAGACGCTTAATTCAATCTTATACCAGCCTAGGGTCAAGCTATCTGTTTGAAAAAAAAGCAGACTCCGCATTACATTATTTTCAGACCGCAAATAATTTATTTTCTTATAATAAATATAAGGATAAGAAAGCATTAGCCATTATCTATTCCGGATCGGGTATGGCCTACAATATGCGAAGGGAATACCAAAAGGCTTTACCATTTCTCCTGCAAGGACTAAAAATCAGTAAGGATAATTATCCTGATATCTATACAGAAACATTGAACCAGCTTAACATCAATTTTAAAGCTAACAATAACAATACTGCTGATAATCCTTACTATAAAGAATTTCTGCGTATAAAAAATGAAAACGAAAAGAAAAATAAACTTACATCAGAAGAGATTCAGGAGATAAAAGACAATAATAACTCAAATCTGCCAACTATTAAAATTATACAGCTTTTTATCATAAGTTTTATCATTATACTGAGCCTTATTATTTACATTGGAATTAATCAATACAATAAACAGAAAGAGCAAAGTAAAAATATCGTTGATGAAAAGTCTTCCCATGACTTTAATGAGATCATTAAGCTAGCTAAAACGAATGATTCAGCATTTATAACAAGATTTCAAGAAATTTATCCTGATTTTTATGGGACATTAACCAAACAATACCCTCTATTAACACCAACTCATATAAAAATATTGTCATATTCTTATCTTAATTATACTACAAAAGATATCGCTGTTTTTATGAGCGTAAGTGTAAGAACAGTGCAAACCCATAAATATAGAATTAGAAAGATCATCAATATTAATTCTGAACAGGATATCATTGAATGGACAAAACAAATATGAGTAAATTATTGCTGTGAAATATCAATTAAATCCGGGCTTGGAAATTAGTATTCCAACAGATCAGAGAGTATTCAAATAATAGTTTTATAGTATTTCCGAAAAATTATCTTAATCTCCTGTTAATTACGTCCTGTTAATTAACGCTATTATAATTTTAGAAACAACAAAATTGCACAGATAGGGATATAATAATATTTTTTTAGAAACTTAATTTAAATAATTATCAATCTATAGTCATCATTATAGCTTACAAACATAGACTCGTATTAATTTATAAATATTGCTGCATAATTGGAAAATATAAAAAATATAGAATTTGAAAACGTAAGAGCACCTTACGGTTGCCAGATATTACAACTATCTCATTTTTTAAAATACTTCCTCGGTTCCAGCAATATGGAAAAAAGGAAAGAATAAATTTTTTTATTTTCATTGTAGTCACCAAAGGTAAAGGAAAGCATTATGTAGATTTTAAGGAATATTTACTTGAGGAGGGAAGTATTTTATTCATTGCTCCCGGCCAGATTCATCAATATGAAAAAGAGCCGCAATATGAAGGGCAGATGTTGATATTTAATCAACAATTTTTTAGTAGGCAAATAGAAGAATTTAAATTATATCAACCTTCTGAATTGAATGTATCTCAGGATATGTTATTAATCCCAGATAAAGTTACTTTTAATCAAATATTAACAATACTAGCAATATTAAATTCTGAAATCACCTCTCCCTTTAATTTTTTAAAAGAGAAAGCCATTCAAAAACTAATCGGTATATTTTTGCTATATACACAACGCAAAAATAAAGATGAAGATAACGGCAATGTTTACAACAATAGTTCAACACCCAATCTCTCACAATATTTAATATTTAAACAGTTATTGGAAAAACATTTTAAACAAGAACGAAGCGTAGCTTTTTATGCAGCCAATATGGCTATGACAAGCAAAACATTGAACAGAATTATTAAATATAATATTCAAAAAACAGCAAAGGAAGCTATAGATGAAAGAGTCATTATTGAAATAAAGCGACTTTTGCTATTTGAAAAAATGAGTATAAAACAGATCGCCTATGAATTGAATTTCATTGAACCATCAAATTTAATTAAGTACTTTAAAAAACATACCGGTCAGACTCCATCTTCTTTTAAAAATTAATTTCCCTTTTTTACAGTTTATTGTCCATTTTTAACCTTTCGCACAAAAAGAATATACCCTAATATTGCAGTAAATAACAAAGGGAAACAATCATTCAAACCACTATTTGATTACTGGCTTAAAATCTAAAAAATAAGCTACTCTTTTGCTTAAAAGGTAAAAACACAAAGAATGCTGTCTGCTATTATGCAGGCAGCAATTTTAGATAACTCATAATATAAAAGATCTGATCCACGCAAACAATACAAATTATGGAAATTACTACTCTTTTTGACTTATGTGGATAAATGGCACGCAGTATTCCTCTGGAATGACAAAAAATGAGATTCTGGAAAAATGTGATCACATTAGATACCAATACTATGACAATGAGATACAGATCACTATTAGTGAAAATTTTTGGGATAAAAAGGTATTATTTATTGAATTTGAAAATGATGTAGCAGTTTACTTGTCTGTCAGATACATTAGAAAAATAATACAATGCTTTAAATTATAACATCAATGATACATTATAAATAATAATTAAAACATGAAAAAACATTATATTATAGTAGTTCTATTTTTTTACTGTACAATATATGCACAGATAGGGATTAATATACAGAATCCTCAAGGAGCATTTCATATTGATGCTGGAAAAGATAACAACATAACAGGTGTTCCAACTTTATCACAGCAGATCAATGATATTGTGATTACATCAAACGGAAACTTTGGTATAGGTACAATTACCCCCAATAGTATATTACAGTTGAATGGATCATTATCTATGCCAGTAGTGGTTACAGATAAAAATTATACTCTTACAGATAGAGATTATTCAGTTATTTTCAATGGTCTTTCACAAGATGCGGCCAGTCATGTAATTTTTACCCTTCCAGAGCCATCCACTTGCAAAGGGCGTATCTATAAAATAACCTCATTAAACGGAGGAGCTAACGGTCATTATAATGGAGTATATCCTGACAATAATGAATATGGATTAGCTTTAAGTATCCCGATAATTTACGCAAAAGACGATGATGGAACAACTCGTTCTTCTACCAGTGTTTATAAAATTGGAAATGCAGTTGGGGGAACAAAAGGGTATGCTGATAGAATTACCATACAAAGTGATGGAAATAACTGGTACTGTATTGACTATTAACTGTAATATTACAATTGAAATTTATAAGCTTTACTACTCGATATAAAAGATCCCTCTAAGCTGAAACATACCAGCTAAGCTTCATTATCATTTTAATTGCCAGGACCTTCTCAATATTAATGAGAAGATAGAATAATGAAAACGATCTAGTATATATAAGCAAATCAATGTCAAAATAGAGGATTATTTAATTCTACGATTCTTTCCAAATCTTCCACTAAATGTTTCGATATCTCTTCTTATATGGGCACAAAAAACCACTGAAAATCAAATCATTTCAGATTTTTTTTACTTATTACATCAGTAAACTGTTAAGTTCAAAAAAAGACTGTCCTTTTAAGACAGCCTCTTTCAATAATTATTCACTTATTTGTCATGAATTTTCTTCCTTAATGTATCAATTCCAAATCCTGTGCATCCCTGAAACAGAAACAAGGTTAAAAACATCAGGTATAATGTCTGAGGCAGATAAAGGAAGTAACTCAGCCATGTAAAAGAGTCCATTTCATACATTCCTGTTTCTGGTTTAATAGGATTCAGCTCTTTAGGAATTGAATTCAGATCATGCGTGAATAAGGCCACCAATATAATAATGATTAAAAACACGGAACTTATTCGTGTCCAAAAACCCAGCATTAAAAATAGACCGAATATACATTCACAAAAAGCTGTGAAATTGGCAGTAAACTGCGGGAAAGGAAATCCTATATTGCTGATCGTATTCAACATATACCCCTGGAAAATAGGATGAAACAGCTTATTAAATCCTGCAATAAAGAAGAACAGGCCCATTAAAATCCTGCATATGATATAAATATTGGCACTGTTTTTTTCGAAGTTTGATATTATTTTTTTCATTTTAAAATTCTTTTTTGATTACCTCATCATGGATATATGATCTTACCATGATCTTTAGAAAGTCATGTACTCCTGAATGAGATGATTGTTGTATTGTCTGGAAAAAATATACTGTATAAGATACTTGCAATGGTACCTTATAAACAAAGTTAAATTTTAGGGGGAATCCAGATCGAATTAAAAAATGAACAATAAGGTGGATCATCATACAAAAAGAATCGATCACCGGATTTTTTACCCATAAATTTTTCAAATCCAAAAGAAGGAAAAGAAACCGTAAAAAAGAGTGAAAAACTTGAACAATAGTTGCTATTGCATTTTATGGGAGTTTTATTGTTTTCTTCAAGATAAATCCTGTTACATTTCTGATGAGAACCTTCTTGAAAACGTTGAAAAATATTTAAATCTATTGTGAAGCGTTTACTATCATCTGTTTTAAGAATAAACAAATGGGATAGTATTAAAAATAGACCTGCTATTCTTATATAGTACGATAAATCAGTGTATTTATAGGTAACCTGTCTTTCCACTGACACAAATATAGTAAAATATTAATGCCTAGTTTTTACAGATCAAGGTGGCTTTCATCATATCTGTTATTTGATTTCTTTTGTCTTCATCATATTATTGTATCTTTAAGCTCATTTTAACACCAACACAGATCACAGTATGAAATATTTCGTTTCATTTATTTTTCTTTTATTCGCTATTGTCTGCAACAGTCAGAAAAAAACAAATTCCAATAATTCCGTAGAAAAAATCATCATTACAAAGAATGACTGCATGACTGGGGACTGCCCTACGTATACGATCATAATTCATAAAAATGGTAAAGTTGAGCTGAATGCCCGAAGAAATATACCCAAGAACATGAATGGCGATTATACCTCAACGTTAGGTTACCTGGACTGGGAAGTGATCACTCACATGGATTTTACTGCGTTAAAGAAGACTTATGGAAACATTCAGTATGTTGACTTTCCCTCCACCGATCTTGAAATTTATTTTTCTAAAGGAAAACCTAAAAAAGTACACGATCATGATAATCAAGGGACTCCTGAACTGATAAAACTATATGAACATATAGATCTTCTCTTCATTAAACTGCGCTGGAAA of the Chryseobacterium capnotolerans genome contains:
- a CDS encoding helix-turn-helix domain-containing protein, which translates into the protein MKSPDYQKIYFDYIQTKSPEKMKQCEFFFQKKKVTSLDVIRINTIIFGYEKDSLKNRSFSTTDITYILTYQKKRKLNNTQLAAHFKLSRNTVARWKKIFRVR
- a CDS encoding transcriptional regulator, giving the protein MQKELNNAKTKATENPKQGINELDNVISKAEKTHNIYYKMLAYCDKTFFYTDLNDFKNVLKSADSTIILAQKLSAYEKEIEATVKKSWALMHLGLINEAEAQLKNSYPLLSKLNTNSDYHLAIIGNYWNTYHEFYNVQAKDADAIKKGLKALEYYSKIKDREDRNRRLIQSYTSLGSSYLFEKKADSALHYFQTANNLFSYNKYKDKKALAIIYSGSGMAYNMRREYQKALPFLLQGLKISKDNYPDIYTETLNQLNINFKANNNNTADNPYYKEFLRIKNENEKKNKLTSEEIQEIKDNNNSNLPTIKIIQLFIISFIIILSLIIYIGINQYNKQKEQSKNIVDEKSSHDFNEIIKLAKTNDSAFITRFQEIYPDFYGTLTKQYPLLTPTHIKILSYSYLNYTTKDIAVFMSVSVRTVQTHKYRIRKIININSEQDIIEWTKQI
- a CDS encoding AraC family transcriptional regulator, whose product is MPDITTISFFKILPRFQQYGKKERINFFIFIVVTKGKGKHYVDFKEYLLEEGSILFIAPGQIHQYEKEPQYEGQMLIFNQQFFSRQIEEFKLYQPSELNVSQDMLLIPDKVTFNQILTILAILNSEITSPFNFLKEKAIQKLIGIFLLYTQRKNKDEDNGNVYNNSSTPNLSQYLIFKQLLEKHFKQERSVAFYAANMAMTSKTLNRIIKYNIQKTAKEAIDERVIIEIKRLLLFEKMSIKQIAYELNFIEPSNLIKYFKKHTGQTPSSFKN
- a CDS encoding DoxX family protein, encoding MKKIISNFEKNSANIYIICRILMGLFFFIAGFNKLFHPIFQGYMLNTISNIGFPFPQFTANFTAFCECIFGLFLMLGFWTRISSVFLIIIILVALFTHDLNSIPKELNPIKPETGMYEMDSFTWLSYFLYLPQTLYLMFLTLFLFQGCTGFGIDTLRKKIHDK
- a CDS encoding DUF6438 domain-containing protein, which codes for MKYFVSFIFLLFAIVCNSQKKTNSNNSVEKIIITKNDCMTGDCPTYTIIIHKNGKVELNARRNIPKNMNGDYTSTLGYLDWEVITHMDFTALKKTYGNIQYVDFPSTDLEIYFSKGKPKKVHDHDNQGTPELIKLYEHIDLLFIKLRWKKVKRQIQY